One window of Saprospiraceae bacterium genomic DNA carries:
- a CDS encoding thymidylate synthase, with protein sequence MKYMQDYLDLLRKVKDEGIERTDRTGVGTKSIFGYQMRFDLANSFPLLTTKKLHLKSIIYELLWFLNGDTNIKYLNDHGVSIWNEWADENGDLGPVYGKQWRSWETREGHVIDQMAELLKTLKSNPESRRLVISAWNVGDLSKMALSPCHCLFQFYVADGKLSCQLYQRSADVFLGVPFNIASYALLTLMVASSCGLMPGTFVHTFGDVHLYLNHIEQAELQLSRTPYESPKIILNPLVKDLFNFKFDDFELVDYQCHPLIKAPIAV encoded by the coding sequence ATTAAATATATGCAGGACTATTTGGACCTTCTCCGTAAGGTTAAGGATGAGGGAATTGAACGAACGGATCGGACTGGTGTTGGCACTAAAAGTATTTTTGGATACCAGATGCGGTTTGATTTAGCTAATTCTTTTCCATTGTTAACAACCAAAAAGCTGCATTTAAAGTCGATCATTTACGAGTTGTTATGGTTTTTAAATGGAGATACCAACATCAAGTACCTCAATGATCATGGAGTTTCTATTTGGAATGAATGGGCAGATGAAAATGGGGATCTTGGCCCTGTTTATGGAAAGCAATGGCGCTCTTGGGAGACCAGAGAGGGTCATGTAATTGATCAAATGGCAGAATTGTTAAAAACCTTAAAGTCCAATCCTGAATCGCGTAGATTGGTAATATCTGCCTGGAATGTGGGGGATTTGTCTAAAATGGCCTTGAGTCCGTGTCATTGTTTGTTTCAATTTTATGTGGCTGATGGCAAGTTGTCTTGTCAACTGTACCAGCGCTCGGCAGATGTCTTTCTGGGCGTACCATTTAATATTGCCTCCTATGCTTTATTGACATTAATGGTAGCTTCAAGTTGCGGATTGATGCCAGGAACATTTGTACACACGTTTGGAGATGTCCATTTGTATTTAAACCATATTGAACAGGCTGAATTGCAATTAAGCCGAACTCCTTATGAAAGTCCAAAGATTATTTTAAATCCATTGGTAAAAGATCTTTTTAATTTTAAGTTTGATGATTTTGAACTGGTTGATTATCAGTGTCATCCATTAATTAAAGCACCAATTGCAGTTTAA
- a CDS encoding UbiD family decarboxylase, which yields MSYNSLQEACVDLEKNNMLIRIPDELDGNLVIPELHRRVQAIQGPALYFEKIKGSKFPGVSNLFGTNARSEFLFKDVLYKLEWLIKLKADPEQLIKRPFSLIKHIPYLIKGLPKKINTQRLNHECSLRELPKIRAWPKDGGSFVTLPQVISFPPGTLDPKKANVGMYRIQLDGNDYKPDQEIGLHYQLHRGIGIHHQQFKESTASFRISIGIGGPPAYTLASIFPLPEGLSEILFCGFLNNRRYRYRIDNSYFIPQDVDFCITGKVSMNELKQEGPFGDHLGYYSLQHPFPFLTDIKIYHKPNPIYPFTVVGRPPQEDSSFGYLIHKMVSELTSVEYPGIKQLHAVDATGVHPLLLAVGSERYMPFRDRKPEELLTSANLLLGKGQTSLSKYVFIAAEEPGRQIDVHNIKDFFEFILERIDWNSDLHFYTNTTIDTLDYSGDQWNGGSKLVIACNRNKSRELSIDLQVFNDLPSLYKNCKLIQKGIVLLETKPFKNYNDSLQELNVLTDYLDQSKFHGFPLIILCDNTEFCSASYSNFLWVTFTRSNPASDIYGVRADYHHKHWHCKNTLIIDSRKKPHHAPELEVDRVTCQIVDEFISKTPSLRTLFT from the coding sequence ATGAGCTACAATAGCCTCCAGGAGGCCTGTGTTGATTTAGAGAAAAATAACATGTTAATCCGGATTCCGGATGAACTTGATGGGAATTTAGTTATTCCAGAATTGCACAGAAGGGTTCAAGCCATTCAGGGCCCAGCGCTATACTTTGAGAAAATTAAAGGTTCAAAATTTCCAGGGGTCTCCAATTTGTTTGGGACGAATGCCCGAAGTGAATTTTTATTTAAAGATGTACTGTATAAATTGGAATGGTTAATCAAATTAAAAGCAGATCCAGAGCAACTAATTAAAAGGCCCTTCAGCCTTATCAAACATATACCCTATTTGATAAAAGGATTGCCAAAAAAAATAAACACACAACGATTAAATCATGAATGCAGCCTCCGTGAACTTCCTAAAATAAGAGCGTGGCCAAAAGATGGGGGCTCATTTGTAACCCTTCCACAAGTTATCAGTTTTCCACCTGGAACCTTGGATCCAAAGAAAGCAAATGTTGGAATGTATAGAATTCAATTGGATGGTAATGATTATAAACCTGACCAAGAAATTGGATTGCATTACCAATTGCATAGAGGCATTGGAATTCATCATCAACAATTTAAAGAATCAACAGCGTCTTTTAGAATCAGCATTGGAATTGGTGGGCCCCCAGCTTATACTTTAGCTTCAATATTTCCATTGCCTGAAGGACTTAGTGAAATCCTTTTTTGTGGTTTTTTAAATAATAGAAGGTATCGATACCGCATAGACAATTCGTATTTCATTCCTCAGGATGTTGATTTTTGTATTACTGGAAAGGTTTCGATGAATGAATTAAAACAGGAAGGACCTTTCGGGGATCATCTAGGATATTATAGTTTACAACATCCTTTTCCATTTTTAACAGATATCAAAATATACCATAAACCAAATCCAATTTATCCTTTCACAGTTGTTGGCCGTCCTCCTCAAGAAGATTCATCTTTTGGATATTTAATACACAAGATGGTATCCGAATTAACATCCGTTGAATATCCAGGCATCAAACAGCTTCATGCAGTTGATGCCACTGGTGTCCATCCCTTATTATTGGCGGTCGGATCTGAACGTTACATGCCATTTAGAGACAGAAAGCCTGAAGAATTGCTTACCAGTGCAAACCTGCTTCTAGGTAAAGGCCAAACGTCATTATCTAAATATGTCTTTATTGCTGCAGAAGAGCCAGGGCGCCAAATAGATGTTCATAATATTAAAGATTTTTTTGAGTTTATTTTAGAACGAATCGACTGGAACAGTGATTTGCATTTCTACACAAATACGACCATTGACACGCTTGATTATTCAGGTGATCAATGGAATGGTGGTTCTAAACTTGTTATTGCATGCAATAGAAATAAAAGCAGAGAATTATCAATTGACCTTCAAGTTTTTAATGATTTGCCATCTCTGTATAAAAACTGCAAATTAATTCAAAAGGGAATTGTGTTATTAGAAACAAAGCCATTTAAAAATTATAATGATTCCCTCCAAGAACTGAATGTACTTACCGACTATCTCGATCAATCAAAATTTCACGGTTTTCCGCTTATTATACTATGCGACAATACCGAATTTTGTTCGGCTAGTTATTCTAATTTTTTATGGGTGACCTTTACACGTAGCAATCCAGCTTCTGACATCTATGGGGTGCGCGCTGATTATCATCATAAACATTGGCATTGTAAAAATACGTTAATTATTGACTCTAGAAAAAAACCGCATCATGCACCTGAATTAGAAGTTGATCGTGTAACCTGTCAAATTGTCGATGAATTCATTAGTAAAACACCCTCATTGAGAACCCTTTTTACATGA
- a CDS encoding M28 family peptidase, which yields MKNLLVFSICALLNLKALTQNQLPIISNKILNYDAFNNTIIINFNLDDADNSLLEVQCKLFSADATTKNVEIVPDQITGDIGFPIGKGINKQISIHFNSALPYQKLSIVLVALDRESLNIQEIISKVDSNNLKQQVTQLQGRRNTGNQVFYDKTREYLYNTLNSSVPTRELNFNTGQYNGKNFEATKLGYEKPATLVLIDAHYDSYSNAPGADDNASGVAGVLEAIRILGDYASKKSIRYILFDLEEAGLVGSTYYVTNQLNTKDSIQGVLNFEMIGFYSEQPNSQDLPTGFNILFPDAYNQVIANNRKGDFITNVGNTLSYSLRSKFHQLATSYVPQLKVISLDVPGNGSIAPDLTRSDHFAFWLKNIPALMITDAANFRNKNYHTIKDSVQYLNFNFMSQITKASIATLLELAETQHGVSTEFSVDLGTAIQNGVNEKITVSDINNILQLNSTITINDAIIKIYSVSGKLIETHEIDILSNQANPLTTIQMPSGIYFITLTSDLLKWSGKYFNNGN from the coding sequence ATGAAAAACTTACTTGTCTTTTCAATTTGTGCATTATTGAATTTAAAGGCATTGACACAAAATCAATTGCCAATAATATCAAATAAGATATTGAATTATGATGCATTTAATAATACAATCATCATTAATTTCAATTTAGATGATGCCGACAATTCATTGCTTGAAGTTCAATGCAAACTATTTAGTGCTGATGCAACAACAAAAAATGTTGAAATAGTACCTGATCAAATCACAGGAGATATTGGATTTCCAATAGGCAAAGGGATAAATAAACAAATTAGCATTCATTTTAATTCTGCACTACCCTATCAAAAATTATCAATTGTATTGGTAGCATTAGATCGTGAATCACTAAATATTCAAGAAATCATTTCCAAGGTGGACTCAAATAATTTAAAACAGCAAGTGACCCAATTGCAAGGTAGGCGAAATACTGGAAATCAGGTTTTCTATGATAAAACCCGTGAGTATTTATACAATACGTTAAATTCATCAGTACCTACCCGCGAACTGAATTTCAATACCGGACAATACAATGGCAAAAATTTTGAAGCAACGAAACTAGGATATGAAAAGCCAGCTACACTTGTTTTAATTGATGCACATTACGATTCATATTCAAATGCGCCAGGCGCAGATGACAATGCATCTGGTGTAGCAGGGGTATTAGAAGCCATCCGCATACTAGGTGATTATGCCAGTAAAAAATCAATCAGATATATTCTATTTGATTTAGAAGAAGCCGGACTCGTTGGAAGTACATATTATGTAACGAATCAATTGAATACTAAGGATAGCATTCAGGGCGTGTTAAACTTTGAAATGATTGGATTTTATTCAGAGCAACCCAATTCACAAGATCTCCCAACAGGATTTAACATACTCTTTCCAGATGCTTATAATCAAGTCATCGCAAACAATAGGAAAGGTGATTTTATTACAAATGTAGGCAATACATTATCGTATTCCTTACGTTCAAAATTTCACCAGCTTGCAACAAGCTACGTTCCTCAATTAAAGGTAATTTCACTTGATGTACCCGGCAACGGTTCAATTGCTCCAGATTTAACCAGAAGTGATCATTTTGCTTTTTGGCTTAAAAATATACCCGCCTTGATGATTACAGATGCCGCCAATTTCAGAAACAAGAATTACCATACAATTAAGGATTCTGTTCAATATTTAAATTTTAATTTTATGAGTCAAATTACAAAAGCATCCATTGCAACTCTTTTGGAATTGGCAGAAACACAACATGGTGTCTCTACTGAATTTAGTGTTGATTTGGGAACAGCTATTCAAAATGGAGTTAATGAAAAAATTACAGTTTCTGACATAAATAACATATTACAACTTAATTCAACCATAACTATTAATGATGCAATAATTAAAATCTATTCTGTTTCAGGAAAATTAATAGAAACACATGAAATAGATATTTTAAGTAACCAAGCAAATCCATTAACAACAATACAAATGCCTTCAGGCATTTATTTTATTACACTTACTTCCGACTTACTAAAATGGTCAGGGAAATATTTTAATAATGGCAATTAG
- the folK gene encoding 2-amino-4-hydroxy-6-hydroxymethyldihydropteridine diphosphokinase gives MAIRKLFIGIGSNLGDRLHYLTSAKSQIELKFNAVPMCSSIYESEPWGFKEQEPFLNQVISVETELNPLKIWDLLFDIEKNLGRLRVLKFGPRTIDLDIILLGTMYFKNHSLTIPHPQMQRRRFVLEPLAELDCEIIHPLFSTSIKQLLIDCEDAGQITKYHHYEKQS, from the coding sequence ATGGCAATTAGAAAACTCTTTATTGGAATTGGTAGTAATTTAGGAGATCGATTGCATTATTTAACTTCAGCCAAATCGCAAATTGAGTTAAAATTTAATGCAGTGCCGATGTGCTCCTCTATTTACGAATCAGAACCATGGGGATTTAAAGAACAAGAGCCGTTTTTAAATCAAGTGATTTCAGTTGAAACAGAATTGAATCCACTTAAAATTTGGGATCTACTCTTTGATATTGAAAAAAATCTGGGTCGTCTTCGTGTTCTAAAATTTGGACCAAGAACGATTGATTTAGATATTATTTTATTAGGCACCATGTATTTTAAAAATCACAGCCTAACAATACCGCACCCTCAAATGCAAAGACGCCGATTTGTACTAGAACCCCTTGCAGAGCTAGATTGTGAAATCATCCATCCCCTATTTTCCACTTCAATTAAACAATTATTGATTGATTGTGAAGACGCTGGTCAAATAACTAAATACCATCATTATGAAAAGCAATCCTAA
- a CDS encoding deoxynucleoside kinase — translation MKSNPNKYICIEGNIGAGKTTLCQLMSLDFPCKIILEQFTENPFLEYFYKDPKRYALTVELFFLTERQKQIQQEASNLDLFNDFIISDYTILKSLLFARANLEPDEYKLFFKVYQALTQGLPKPDLIVYIHREIKHVQNNISKRGRLFENEITDTYLNKIQDSYFDFFKNQTVIPIVVIDIANQDFTQNQNLFNELTSVLFTKYTPGLHHIKILN, via the coding sequence ATGAAAAGCAATCCTAATAAATACATATGCATTGAAGGCAATATTGGAGCTGGTAAAACTACTCTTTGTCAATTGATGAGTCTAGACTTTCCATGTAAAATTATATTAGAACAATTTACAGAAAACCCTTTTTTGGAATATTTCTACAAAGATCCCAAACGATATGCATTGACTGTTGAATTATTTTTTCTTACAGAACGTCAAAAACAGATTCAGCAAGAAGCATCTAATTTAGATCTCTTTAACGATTTTATTATATCAGATTATACTATTTTAAAAAGCTTATTGTTTGCACGTGCAAATCTTGAGCCAGATGAATACAAATTATTTTTTAAAGTTTACCAAGCATTGACCCAAGGTTTGCCAAAACCAGATTTAATCGTATATATCCACCGGGAAATTAAACACGTTCAAAACAACATTTCCAAAAGAGGGCGTTTATTTGAAAATGAAATAACAGATACCTATTTAAACAAAATACAAGATAGTTATTTTGATTTTTTTAAAAACCAAACTGTAATTCCTATAGTAGTAATCGATATTGCAAATCAGGATTTTACTCAAAATCAAAATTTATTTAATGAATTAACATCGGTATTATTCACAAAATACACGCCAGGTTTACATCATATTAAAATTTTAAATTAA
- a CDS encoding S49 family peptidase: protein MKKFLGSILSSCLGTLLALIVLILVFAGIGSTFMATSKASKHVQANSILRLVIPDELPEQSNNRPLQNFNLDNSISIGLHDLTRAIKNATTDGNIKGIYLQGSGFNHPYASLKVIRDALLEFKNSGKFIVTYAQFIDHKSYYLQSVAQSIYAHPYTFIDLKGFQASVPHFKELFDKLGIDFNIYYAGEFKSATEPFRFNKMSAQNRLQLREFLQSEYQEYLKEIANSRTIDKNELQNLFDLYKCYSPKLALSNKLIDSIAYESDVYANMRSKIGLQESDKMNFISIEDYFETSKSKNEDYSSSNRIAVVYAEGDITDASGEEGQIGRKYIKIFRDIRTTKALKLWYCE, encoded by the coding sequence ATGAAAAAATTCTTAGGCTCCATTCTTTCTTCATGTTTGGGTACTTTATTAGCATTGATTGTATTAATATTGGTTTTTGCTGGTATTGGCTCAACGTTTATGGCAACTTCTAAAGCCTCAAAACATGTTCAGGCAAATTCCATTCTTAGGCTAGTAATTCCAGATGAATTACCAGAACAGTCCAATAATAGACCCTTGCAAAATTTTAATCTGGATAATTCAATCAGCATTGGTTTGCACGACTTAACCAGAGCAATTAAAAATGCCACAACTGATGGCAATATTAAAGGCATCTATCTTCAAGGAAGTGGATTCAATCATCCATATGCAAGCTTAAAAGTGATCCGTGATGCATTATTGGAATTTAAAAACTCCGGTAAATTCATTGTGACGTATGCTCAATTTATAGATCACAAAAGTTATTATCTGCAATCTGTAGCTCAATCAATTTATGCACATCCATATACATTTATTGATTTAAAAGGATTCCAAGCATCGGTACCCCATTTTAAGGAATTGTTTGATAAACTAGGAATTGATTTTAATATTTATTATGCCGGTGAATTTAAAAGTGCAACAGAACCATTTCGATTTAATAAAATGTCTGCACAAAACAGACTGCAACTTAGGGAGTTCCTTCAGAGTGAATATCAAGAGTATTTAAAAGAAATAGCTAATTCCCGAACTATAGATAAAAATGAATTGCAAAATTTATTTGATTTATATAAATGTTATTCACCTAAACTAGCGCTTTCAAATAAACTCATTGATTCTATTGCTTATGAGTCAGATGTTTATGCCAATATGAGAAGTAAAATCGGACTTCAAGAATCTGACAAGATGAATTTTATATCTATAGAAGATTATTTTGAAACATCTAAATCAAAGAATGAAGATTATTCCAGTTCAAATCGAATTGCTGTAGTGTATGCAGAAGGTGACATTACTGATGCCAGTGGAGAAGAAGGCCAAATTGGTAGAAAATATATCAAAATATTCAGAGATATCCGGACTACAAAAGCATTAAAGCTATGGTATTGCGAGTAA
- a CDS encoding S49 family peptidase, protein MLSDEILKEIDLIRAAGKPVVVSMGNYAASGGYYIACHADSIFANPYTLTGSIGVFALIPNFTKISGDKMGIDIDTVGTGSMACKFNVMLPWGTDEARILQENISETYNRFISVISEGRKLEIEKVQEIAKGRIWSGTKAIEIGLVDALGELKDAILCASRMASIDKYRISEFPTQKDPMQKWIDAIQGKKEDQSEVLTKSILKSEMSELYPYYTEFKYWKSQKGYHMKLPFVFSN, encoded by the coding sequence ATGCTTAGTGATGAAATTCTTAAAGAAATAGATTTAATACGGGCTGCTGGAAAACCTGTAGTTGTGAGTATGGGTAACTATGCAGCTTCCGGAGGCTATTATATTGCTTGCCATGCTGACAGTATTTTTGCAAATCCATATACCTTAACTGGATCCATTGGGGTTTTTGCACTCATTCCTAATTTCACAAAAATTAGTGGGGATAAAATGGGCATTGACATTGATACTGTGGGCACTGGCTCAATGGCCTGCAAGTTTAATGTAATGTTACCATGGGGAACTGATGAGGCCAGAATTTTGCAAGAAAACATTAGTGAAACGTACAATCGCTTTATTTCTGTAATTTCCGAAGGCCGTAAATTAGAAATAGAGAAAGTTCAGGAAATTGCAAAAGGAAGGATTTGGAGCGGTACAAAAGCAATTGAAATCGGACTTGTTGATGCTTTAGGGGAATTAAAAGATGCAATACTTTGTGCTTCAAGAATGGCCTCTATCGACAAATATAGAATTTCAGAATTCCCAACGCAAAAAGATCCGATGCAGAAATGGATCGATGCAATCCAAGGAAAAAAAGAGGATCAAAGTGAAGTATTGACAAAATCCATATTAAAGTCAGAAATGTCCGAATTATATCCGTACTATACTGAATTTAAATATTGGAAATCACAGAAAGGCTACCACATGAAACTTCCCTTTGTTTTTAGTAATTAA